Below is a window of Hydrogenimonas sp. DNA.
TGAAGAGCAGTTGATAGACGAGGAGGCGGCACATGTCAGCTCCACGATAGAGATGGCCAACTTCCAGGTGGAGGTCGATGTCTGTGTGATAGACGAGGTGCAGATGATAGACGATCCGGACAGGGGTTGGGCCTGGGCCAACGCGATAATAGGTATTCCCGCCTATACTGTCGTCATGACCGGAAGCGAGGATGCACTGGAAGCGGTCAGAGAGCTCGCCGATTGGCTGGGTGAGGAGCTGGAGGTGGTCCGTTTCGAGAGGAAGGCCCCTCTCATTCTCAACCACCACCCCACATCATTGAAAAAACTGGAGCCCGCCACGGCTATCGTAGCCTTTTCCAGGCGTGACGTTCTGGCTCTCAAGGAGCAGCTGAGCGGAAGATACGACGTATCTGTAGTCTACGGCAACCTCAGCCCGGAGGTACGACGGGAGGAGGCGAGAAGATTCAGGGAGGGAGAGTCCCAGATACTTGTCGCCACAGATGCCATTTCGATGGGGCTCAACCTTCCCATAAAGATGATACTCTTCGCGAGAGACTCCAAGTTCGACGGGCAGAGCCGCCGTCTGCTGACCCCTTCCGAGGTGCGCCAGATCGCCGGACGGGCGGGCCGGTACGGTCTGCATGAAGAGGGGTATGTAGGTGCACTTACCGGACCGGTGCTCAATACGGTGGCAGAGCTGATAGAGGAGGAGTCTCAATCTATACGCGGACCCTACCGAGTCATGGCAAATTTCGAACATATCGAGCTTATTGCGAAGATTATCGAGACACAGAGCCTATCTGAAATTCTTGGCTTCTTCGTCAAACATATGCAGTTCGACGGACCATTCATTGCCGCCAATATAGAGAATATGCTTGAAATAGCCAAAATGGTCGACCTGTACAGGCTCGATCTCAAAGCCAAATACCACCTCTCCTGCGCTCCTTTGAGCCTCGGGTCGGCATACCTGGAGAGTCTGTTCCACCGATACCTGATATCGCTCGAGAGGGGTGAACCTATACCTTTTACGGTTCCGCAGGAGCTCCCTTCGGTCGCGCAGACCTCCGATATGCTCTTCGATGCGGAAGAGAGGGTGAAAGAGGTGTCTCTCTATCTTTGGCTCTCATACCGCTTTCCGGAAGCGTTTGTAGATACGCAGAACGCTTTGAAAACCAGAGAGATACTCAACTCCTTCATTGAACGCTCTTTGCGCAGGGGAGTCTTCGCCAGGGCGTGCAAGCGTTGCGGTAAGCCGCTTCCTCCCAACTTCAGGTTCGGTATATGCCAGGAGTGTTTCAGAGACGGCCGTCGGATACGCAGATATTCCGGAAAGTAGTCTGACAGATCGATAAAAGAATGGAGCGAACAGTCATCTTATGCCTCTATCTAAACTGAACAAAGAGCAGTTGGAAGCGGCCAGGGCGCCTTTCGGGCACAACCTGGTGATAGCATCTGCCGGAACAGGAAAGACCTCTACGATCGTCGGCCGCATAGCATACCTGCTCAAAGAGGGGGTAGACCCGAAAGAGATTTTGCTGCTAACCTTCACGAACAAAGCCGCCGCGGAGATGGTAGAGCGGATAGCAGGCTTTTTCAACCGTAATGTGGCAGCTTCGATAGAGGCCGGGACTTTCCATGCGGTGAGCTACCGGCACCTCAAAAGAGAGAAGAGAGAGATCAACCTAAAGCAGCCTTTCGAGCTAAAGACCCTCTTCCGAAGCATCTACGATAAACGGCGGTTTCACCATATAGCCGCAGAAGTAGAGCCGTTCGCCGCCAATTTTCTCTACGATCTATACTCCCTTTTCCAGAATGCCTCTTCTGAGCCGTTCGATCTCTGGCTTCCCAAAAGACATCCCGGACACGAGCCTTTTACGGATATCTACCTCGATATCATAGATGAGTTCAAAAGTACGAAGAGGGAGTTCGGTTTCGTAGATTTCAACGACCTTCTGATCCTGATGCGTGAATCCGTAGCCGAGAAGCCTCTTCCTTTCAAAGAGATTCTAGTGGACGAATATCAGGATACGAACGAACTGCAGGGCTCTTTGATAGATGCCATGGACGCCGGGTCGCTCTTTTGTGTCGGGGACTATGATCAGAGTATATACGCCTTCAACGGTGCGAATATAAACATTATCGGCTCGTTCGGCAGGAAGTACGGCGATGCGAAGATCTTTACGCTCACAAAGAACTACCGCTCTACAGCTCCCATACTCGACTTGGCCAACCGCGTCATAGAGCACAACGAGCGTATCTACCCCAAGCAGTTGGAGGTGGTAAGAGGCAGCGAGAGCGCTTCGATGCCCAGACTCATGATATTCGACAACCTTATGCAGCAGTACGAGGCTATATCGCAGGCGATCCGGCGCTCCATGACTCCGCACGCAGAAATAGCGGTGATTTTCAGGAACAACGCGTCGGCGGACGGAATAGAGGCTATGCTCAAGGAAGAGGGCATAGCCTGCAGGCGCAAAGGGGGCAGAAGCTTTTTCGACGCCAAGGAGGTGAAGGCCGCTTTGGACCTGGCCACGCTTCTGGCCAACCCGAAAGATATGATGGCGTTCATACATATCTTCGAATATGCCAGGGGAATCGGCAGTGCTACGGCAAAGGAGCTTTTTGAGGGGTTCTCTGTTCTGGGTGACGGCGATATGATAAGAGGTCTTTTCCGTCCGAAGCCGATGACAAACCCCTTCAAAGCCCGCAGTACCAACTATCAGCTAGGCCTCTTCGACCATCCGATGCAGATAGGATCTGTTTCTAGATTCTCCCATCTCGGACTCGATGAGAACTTCATGGCGCATCCTATACTGAAGCATCCGGCACTCAACAGCGACGGGGTGAAGTTTCTATATGACTTCTACCGACTTATGAGCTCTCTGAAAAATATTCGACAGCCGCAATCTATCATGAGATCGATTCTCTCTTCGGAGATATACCGGTTTATTACAGACCGGCTCGCCGAATCAAGGGCCACCCTGAAAAACGGTGAGGTTGATGGTACAAAAAAAGAGGAGGCTCTCGAGAGGATAAAGCGCAAGGGGGTTTTGCTGGTGCGTCTTGCGCAGGCGTACAACAGCAACGAAAAGTTTATCAATGCCATGGTACTGGGAGGAAGAGAGCTTAGCGAAGGCGAGGGTGTAAACCTGCTGACGGTTCATGCGAGTAAAGGGCTGGAGTTCGATGAGGTCTATGTGATAGATCTTATGGACGGAAGGTTTCCAAACAGGAAGCTTGCGGGGCAGGGGGGAAGTATCGAGGAGGAGAGGAGGCTCTTTTATGTGGCTGTTACAAGGGCGAAAAACCGCCTCTTCCTATCCTACGCGAAATATGACAGCTTCAAAGATGTCACATTCTTCCCTTCCCAGTTTCTGTATGAGGCCGGTCTTTTGAAAAAAGACCGGGTCTACGAGAAGCTCAAAGCCCTTAGTGGCCCTTGACGGCGCGGGCCATATCCCACATAGGCAGGAAGATACCCAGAGCCAGCAGAAGTACCAGACCGGCGATAATAGCCAGCATGATCGGCTCTATATATGACGACATGTTGTCAAGAATATGGTTGAAACGCATCCTGTAGTAGTCGGTTACCTTTCTCATCATATTGTCGAGCTGGCCGCTGCTTTCACCGGCCGAGATCATCTGGATTATCATATTTTCGAAAACACCGGTATCTTTGAAAGCTTCAGTCAGGCTGACACCTCTTGAGACCGAGACTTTAACCGACTCCAGCTTCTCTTTCATTACGGCGTTGTCGATCATCCCGGTAGCCGTATCGAGTGCGTCGGCGATCGGGATACCGGCGTGTACCAGTTCGGTAAAGACTATCGAGAAGCGGTTCAGCGTAGCGAAGAAGATAATATCTTTTATAAGATATGTTTTGAGCATCAGCTTATCCGTTTTATATTTGAACTCTTCATTGTTTCTGTATAGGTATACTATTAGTACTATGAAGAAGATAAGTCCGCCGAGTACGAGCAGTCCGTAGTTGCTCAGGACATGCTCTATGCCGAGCAGAATCTTTGTAGGTAGGGGAAGCTCCGCGTTGAACTTCTCGAAAATCGCCTTGAACTTCGGTACGACGACCATGATAAGAATGGTAAAAGCGATTGCCATTGCACCCATCGTTATCAACGGATAGCGCATCGCTTTTTTGAACTTCTGTACATTCTCCTGGATCTCTTCGAGAATGTCGGCAAGAGAGGAGAGTGCGTCGGCCATATTTCCTGTCTGCTCCCCGAGTTCGATCATCGCGAGTGTAATACCGCCGACATCGTAACGGTAGCGTTTGAAAGTGTCGGAGAGACTCAGTCCGGAGTTGATGCTCTCAGATGCCTGTGTCAGGATCGACTTCAGCTTGGCATCGTTAGTAGCATTCGCTATCTCGTTCAGGGCATCGTGCACACTGATTCCGGCATTCGTCATGACGGCAAGCTGCCTAATGGCGGCTATAAGATTTTTGGGTTGTACCTTTTTGTTCGAAACGGTCGAAGAGAACTGAGCAAAGAACTCTTTGAGAGTAGCATCTATGGGTGCCGACACCTCTTTTATCTTGAGCAGCGTACCCTGATAGTCTCTCTTTATCTTGTTGATAGCGTCGGCTCTGTCTTTCGCTTTAAGCAGAATATTCCGCCTGTTACCGCGGACCAGCATAGTGACCTGATAATATTTCATGATAACCTCGCAACCCTTAATACTTCATCGATTGTGGTTTTTCCTTCGAGCGCTTTGTTCACACCGTCCTGGATCATCGTAACGAAACCTCCTTTAAAAGCCTCTTCCGTAAGCTCCGCTTTGGAGGCTTCCCGTGCTATCATGCTTGTAAGAGTCTCGTTTACCCGTAGAACTTCACTTATCATCTCCCGACCCATATATCCGGTTCCCTGGCACTCCTTGCAGCCGGCCCCCTTGTAGAACTGGTAATGTTCCGGAATATACTCCTGAAGCTCATTTATAACATGATCGGGTATTTCCACTACTTTTTTACAGTTGGGACAGATTTTGCGCACAAGACGCTGTGCCTCTATGGCTATCAGAGAACCGCTTATAAGATAGGGTTCAATACCCATATCGGCCATTCTGGTGATTGCGCTTATCGAGTCGTTTGTGTGGAGAGTGGAGAGGACAAGGTGTCCTGTCAGGGCGGCCTGTATCGCGATTCTCAGAGTCTCCTGGTCCCTGATTTCACCGATCATGATAATATCCGGGTCCTGCCTCAGGATAGATCGCAGCGCACTCGCGAAGGTAAGTCCCACTTTGGGGTTGACCTGCACCTGCTGGACCAGGTTCATCTGATACTCGACAGGATCTTCGACCGTTATGAGCTTCTTGTCGACGCTTTTCAGGTTGTTTAGTGCCCCGTAGAGGGTGGTCGTCTTACCGCTTCCGGTAGGACCTGTAACGAGCACGATACCGTACGGCACCTTGAGTGCATCGTTGAAAATATTGAAGTTGCCAGGACTCATACCGGCATCTTCAAGACGTATCATCACCTTGGATTTGTCCAGAATACGCATAACGATCGATTCGCCGTTCATAATCGGCAGGGTAGAGACACGGAAATCGAACTCACGGTTGACAATTGTCGCAGAAAAGCGGCCGTCCTGCGGTTTTCTACGCTCCGCAATATCCAGGTTTGAAAGAAGTTTCAGTCTAGAAGAGAGAGGGGGGTAGATATCTTTGTCGAAACGGAAACTCTCCGTAAGCATACCGTCGATACGGCTTCTGACTATACAGCTGTTCTCCGTAGGCTCAATGTGGATGTCGCTCGCCCTCGCTATTATGGCGGACTTCAAAATGACTTCGATAAGTTTCAGAATGGCGGAAGATTCGCTCGCCTCCGTAGCCGAAGCACTTTCGGATATCTCCTGGCGTATCTCGTTTATCAGCCCTTTGATACTCTCGGACATCTCGAGGCGGTTTAGATGATACTCAATCTGTGTAGGCCGTGCTATCGCCGGATTTACCGGCTTTTTTGGAAAGAGGCGCTGTATAGCCTCCTGTGCGCTGAAATCGAACGGGTCTTTGAATGCCACCGTAACACTCAGATCGTTCTCTTTTATGGGAAGGACACCGATCTTCTCCAGTTTCTGCATCGGCAGTTTGCCGACCAGCCGGAGGTCGATATCCACTTCGTCGAGATTTATATAGTCCATGTGCATCAGTTTTGCAAGCTGAGTCAAAACCTTGTCGATGTTTATGGAACTGCTCTCATTTTCCAGCGCCTCCAGCGAGAGATTCCCTTTTCTTATCTCGTCTGCTATGAGTTTGTATGCCAGTTCCGGTTTTATGATCTGGTTCTCTATCAAAGCTTTGAGAGTTATCTTTTTTGCTTTTTTCGATTTCAGCAGATCGGCTATCTGCTCTTTGGTAACAATTCCGCTTTTGATTAAAATTTCTATGATTCTGCTCATCTACCAATACCTGTGTACTTTGATGATATGGTTGTCCAGTCTCTCCTCTATAACCATCTTGTCTATATCGTCACTTCGGTCTATATATAAAACATACATCATATCCGAACCTTTTTCGGGTATGATGTAGTATCTGTCATCCACCTTTTTATACTCTTTTTTGGTATAGAGGTCGAAGACTTTGGACAGGATATAGTCTGTTTTTGGAAGTTTCAGGTTCGAGATGTCAACACCGTCCAGGAGGGAGTGGTACAGAAGTTTCTTTTGCAGCAGAATAGTAGCGAAATAGCTGGCATTGGCGCGCTCGCTCTTTGAGTTTCTAAGTCCTGTCAGAGGGACTGCCAACCTGTCTATATAGTCAGCCTTAAGGCATGACAGACCGTAGAGCATCAGAAATTTCGACTCTTTTTTATATTTTTTGAACATCCTTAGACCGAGTTGGCATGCCTCTTTGTAACTCTGCTGCTTGTATAGTTTATAGATTCTATCCATATCGCCTGCATAGATAAAAGATGAAAAGATGAGTGCAGTTATTATGATCTTTTTCATCGCCCCGACTCCAGAGATTTCAGGTATGACTTCGCTCTCCTGGAATTGTACTGATTCAAATAGATTCTCAACGCTTTTATCGCCTCCTCTTTTCTGCCAAGTTTGACTTTTGAACGTGCATACACGAGCCATGTCTCTTCACTGGATGGATCGAGAGAGTTTGCGGTGACGCTCCACTTCAAAGCCTCTTTGTAGTCTCCTTTTTTATAGTAGCTTTGGGCTATATATGAGGCAAGTTTGGGATCGTTCGTCCTGTTGAACTTGGCGATCAGATGCTTCAATGTATTGTTTACTTTGGTCGCAACTATCTGTATGCCGGAAGTACTTCTCTCCCGATCTTGTACGAAACTCTCTTCCTTGCTCTCTCTTATCTCTTCGGTACTGCCTTTTGCAATCTTACCGTTATTTTCGTGTATGGCCCTTTCACTTGCGGGTTTTACTGTCTCTTTTCTCTTTTTGGAGCTGGATACCGTTTCGATACGGTCGAATGACTTCAGGAAGTCGGTGTCTGCATTGAGTGTGACATCCGGTTCATTTGCAGCCGGAGTGCTTTTGTCGCTCACTTTCTCATCCGTAACGGATGCAGATAGAGGTTTCGAAGGGCTTTGAAGCTTTACGTTTTCAAGGCCATTTGCACTCTCAGGCTCGGCCGCCTGCTTGCCACTCTCTTCTTCCGGGGTTTTTTCCCCTGAACCGGAGCTGTGGGTGTTGACACCGGAAGGCGACTCCTCTGCCCTGCCGGCTATCTGTTGCGCACCACTTTCTTTGCCGCTGGCTTCAAAAGCACGAACGATATCCTCTTTCCCTACCCATGTTGCTACGCCGGAGATCAGAAGTATTGAAAGTGCAAACAGGAACCACGGTTTCAGCCGTTTCATCTTGTACCTGCGCCACTCACGTTCCAGCTTCTCTATTTCAAGCATCTATATATCCCAGTTTCAGTGCCGACATCTCGATATATTTATTCTTTATATGAGGGTATGCGATTTTAGAGGGTTTGTTGGTTTCGTAGTAGTCATATATTTCAAAAAGGGTAAATATCAGCTTGTTTATCTCTCTGTAGTTGCCACTGGTAAATCTGTGAATAAGTTTTATATTGTTTTTTCGGAACATGTTCGCTATTTCGAAGTAGTTGTGTTGAATCAGCTTCTTCTGTATGTACATACCTGTATCGTGTACGGTACCGTTTTTCAGCTCTATGGTCTCCCAGATTCTGGATTGAAAATGCTCTTTCGCTATCAGATCCTCTTTCTCGGTTTTGTGAAGTGATACTACGAATTTGATGGTTCTCGTATCTGAGATCAGACGTATCTTTTCCATCATCGAAGATGGATATAACTGGGCTTCGTCAAGAAGAACCGTTATATGCTTTCTATCTTTGAGCGCATTGCATATCTCTATGAATTTGTTATAGGTAAGATTCTCAGGCAGTGTCGATTCCGGCAATAGAAAAGTATATAGTTTCTTTATGAACTCCTCTTCCGACGGAATGGGGGTTGCGATCATAAAGACATTGCGCTTGTCCTTGGCATCATGATATATTTTGTTTATAAGTACACTTTTGCCTGTACCCGGCCTTCCGTAGAGTAGGATCATCTTCAACGGCTTCTGTATACTCTCCAGTAGCTTGTTGTAGAACAGAATCGATGTATCCAGACCTATATAGTGGCTTACCTCAATCCTGTCTATAAAGATACTCTGCAGCTCTTTGTATTTACTCATTGCATCTTGGTCAGATTGCTGTCAGATAGCCGGTCGTATCCAAGGTCCTTCAGTGTCATGGAGGATTTAGCCTCAACCAGATGCGGAGTTACGATGATGACAAGCTCAACCTTTTCGTCCGTCAACTCGTCATACCTGAAGGCGTATCCCAGGAGGGGGATGTCGCCTAGCAGGGGTACCTTGTTGGTCGACTTGTTGACCCTGTCTGTAATTAAACCTCCAAGAATAACGTGAGAGCCGTCTTTTACGGTAACAACGGAAGCCATCTGTCTTCTCTCCAGGTCAGGCGGCATCGTCCTGTTGAGGTTGTCGTTTGTTACAGGTGTAATAGTGTCGCTTACTGAAGGGTTTATCTTCAGTGTGATAGTACCGTCAGCAGCTATTTCCGGCGTTATATCCAGAAGAACGCCTGCAAATACGGAATCTATGATTTCATTCTGAGCCACCGTGCTTCCGCCGGTATTACTGGTAGTGGTACTGTTTTTTATTTTGTAGAAGTACTGTTTTCCTACTGTTATCATCGCGGCCTGGTTGTTGAGTGTCAAGACTTTTGGGTTGGAGACCGAGTGTACATCCCCCTGTGACTTGAGAAACTTGATGATCGTTCCGATCTGTGCCGTCATCACGATATCTGTAAATGTGGCCGTTCCCTGCCCGAACGTTTTTATATAGGGGTCTTGCATCGTTGTAGTCGGATACTGGATTTCATATACATTCTCATTTGTTGTCAGGTTCTCGGCGGTAACTTTGAAATTCTGAAGATTGTATAGCTGCCTCCAGTCGATTCCTGTTTCGTTACCCTTGCTCAGAACCACTGCATACATTTTTACATCTATCAAAACCTGTTTGTGAAGCCTCTTCATCAAGTTGTCGATATAGTCTTCCACTCGGTCCAACTGCTTTTTGGTTCCGGTGATGGTGACAAGGCCGGACTCTTTGTCAACGACGGGATCACCGGCTTTGTACGTATCTTCGGGACGGTTAAGGATATCACTTATCTGCTCCAGAAGGTCGGACCAGAAGATAAATTTGTCGTCGGAAGTAACATTAATCCCGCTCTCCGATTCTCCGGCACTCATCGTTCCCGTAGAAACTCCCTGCCTCTGCCCCTGCATTGATTGCTGTTGTCGCGCGGCTCCGCTAGAGAGTGTCACCTTCGTACTACTTGTACTTACCCTCTCTGTACTTATGTAGTTGACATGAAAGGTTTTGGTCAAAAGGTATGAAATCTTCAGTATATTGCCGTCCAGGGAGTAGTTCAGGTTGTGCTCGTTCAAAACAACCTGCAGAACTTCCGGAAGAGTTGAGTCTTTCAGCGATAACCGGTTCAGACGTGTTCTCAGCTTTCTGGCGGCCTCTTTGTCCTTAATGATAAGTGTAAGGTCGCACTGATCGGCCAACTGGTTTATAACTTCCGAAATCCTTGTTCCCTGGTTGGCCTTGATATTGAAAAGATTATCTTCACATGCCGCCTGCAGATTAGAGGTAAATCCAAGCGATGCGGTCACGGCGGCCGCCAAAACAGACAGCTTGACAGTTTTCATACATTTCATACCAAATCCTTATTTAACGAGAAGTTTGATTTTTTTACTCTTTGAACGATTCAAAAATATACGGATCCGTTCATTCTTGCGTGTCAGCAGAACATAATCTTTTCCTACGCCGCTGATTCTGAATCCGCCGATTCTGGAGTTCAGCCTGTACCATCTGCCGTTTATTTTTGCACGATCGTTTATAATCGCACTCAAAAAGAAGCGGTAGTGCCTCTTTTTTACAGACTTGTCGGTCTGCAGAACCCGCCCCATTTTTCCGTTGGAGTATACAAACGGATCTTTCGCAGTGCGAATCTCACTATCTTTGAGCCCTACACGCTCCTGTTTTATATCGTTGACCAGTTTGTCGATATCGTTGATCGTGATACCGGCACCAAGTAACGAAGCCGTTGCCAGGACCGCCACCGATACTCTTGTTAATAGTTTATGCCCCATACCGATACCTTGAAGTTTGCTTTTATACTTTTATTGCTTTCGAGATCGATATTATATATATCGACAACCAGTTCACTCTCTTCAATCTCATTCATAAAGCGAATCATGTTTTTGTAGCTCCCTTCACACTCGACACCGATCTCCAATACATGACCGAAGCTATCTTTGTTGTTTATGAATCTGTTTGAGATTAATGAGATGTCAATACCGTTTTTTTTCGCCTTCAAAGCGATAGAGTCAAGAAATTTACCCCAGTTTCTCTCGTTGAACAGAAGTTCCGAAAGTGTCTGTATCTGGTAGTCGGAATACTCGTTTATCTCTTTAAGATCACTGTATCTCGTTTTAAGTCTCGCAATCTCACTCTGCAGTTTTTTAATTTTGAAACGTTGGTCTCCGTTTACCGTCACCGAAGCAAGGTAGGACTCTTCCGCCCTTATCTTGTTCTGGAGATCTTTTTGTATGGCAAGATCTTTTCTAAGCTCTTTTTCCGTTATCGGTATCAGGTAGGAGTATGAGATGAGCCCGAAAACGGCGACCACCGCCAATACCATAAGATAGAACTCGCTCTCTTTTTTCTCTTCAAAATAGTTGTCCAGTTTTTCAAGGAAATCTTCGATTATCTTCATAGTACTGTCACCTTTAGGTCGCCGTGGTAGATTCCGGTCTTTTCGTCTTTATAGATCTTGTCTATATCCGCATGAATCCTGTTTTCATACTTATCGGTTAAAAATTTTATAAATTGAGTGATCTTTTTTTCGCTTCTTGCATAGAGAGTCAGGGTAAAGAGGTTGTCTTCATCACTGATTTTCGTTACTCTTACACCGAACTTAGTCATATCGTTGCCAAGCCCTACGATCGTTTTTGCCTTCATAGGGTAGTTGACTTTTTTATCGTATATGGCGGCCAGAATCTTCTTTTTGGTCTCGAAAAGATCGTTTTCGGCTTTGATTCTTGCCAGTATATCTTTTTTCTGTTTCTCCAGTGTTGAAATCTCGTTTTTTATTGAGGTTGTGAGCCGATTGAGCTCTCTCTCCTCTTTTTTCAGCCTGTCGTTGCTGATTTTGACATATGTGTCGTATGTGTAGTTGTAGACAGGGAGGGAGAGCGCCAGGACTACGGTCGCTGCTGTTGTAATGATAAACTGCCCGCTTCTTCGCGCTACGAAGGGGGGCGGCCTGAAGAAGAGTGTGAAGTTCGGGCTCTCTTCACCTTCAATGTTTTTTATCGCCTCAAGAACAGATAGAAAATGGAACTGGTCAACATACCAGTCCCCTTTCTCCATTTCGTAATCGAAGTCGAAATCGCCGGCTTCAATTCCAAGGTATGTATGTGCATATTCGTTGAGTCCCAGCACGGGGCCGGCTTCGGACCCTGTATAAAACATATCTATCTTTTCGATCTCGAAGGCTCTCTTCGCATATATCAGGATATCGTTCACATACAGAAAAATTTCGCTGAAAAGCTTCATCAGGTGATCTTGGTAGTCGAAATTCGAAGTTTTCAGACCTTCGTTTGCAGCATTTCGTAAAATGCGGCTTCATCGACCCGCTCACCGTAGAGTTCGCAGAATCTCTCATATATATTCTCGAAAGAGTATTTGAGAGACTTTGAATAGATATATTCGCCATCCTTGAAGAGAGCCAAAAAAGCATCCTCTTTCTGGAAATAGAGATACCCCTGAACTCCGTAAGCTTCGAGTATCTCCTTTTCATAGAGGTTTTGTATCAGGTACGGTTTTGGGTAGATACAGTCGATATATTTGACCTGTTCACGTACGGGGTTGAAAACTTCGTGTACGACCTCCGGTTCCGCTACGAAAACATGGAAAGAGCGCATCTTGTCGGTTTTCCGACCCGGAATCTCTATATATCTGATTATATACTCGACAGCCTGGTCGAGACCGAGATCGTCGTACGCTTTGAGCTCTATAGCATCCTGAATATCTTCCGGCGGAATATTTACGCTGACCTCCACAATCGAAGAGATGAAGTCTTTTGAGTCGATGGTGGAGACAACGAAATTTCTCTTGTCGTATTGTAGTTTTTCAATCTTTTGCAGCGAATTGTTCTGGAATTGGTAAGAGATATTTTGATAGGCGTTGATGGAAACAATTTTATGGAAACCGATACTATCTTTTTCCAATCTATCCTGTTGTGTTTTGAACATTGCAAGGCCTTGTTCTGATTGTTTATAATTAATACTTCTACTGATTTTAACCTAATATAGCTTAAACAGTAGTTTAAAAATAACGGAAAAGTCCCGTTTTTCGGGTGTTGAGGCTATCGGTCGAATATATATCCGACTTCACTCAACGACTTCTTTGTCTTTGACCAGCCGCTTTTTACACTTACGAAAAGCTCGAGAAAAATTTTTTTCCCTGAAAACTCTTCCATCTTCAACCTGGCGTCTCTGCCGATCCTCTTTATAGTAGAGCCTCCGCGTCCGACTATTATCATCTTCTGGCTCTTCTTTTCGGTGATGATCGTAGCCTGGACACGGTCGAGGCCCGGCTGTTCATCGACCTTTTCGATGATTACGTCCGTTTCATAAGGGATCTCGTCGCTCAGATTGTCGAAGATCGACTCTCTGATCATCTCCTTGTAGATCTCTTTTATACTTGTCGTAGTCAACAGTTCAGGATCATATAACCAGGGTGATCTCGGAAGATTTGCGGAAATCTCTTTCAGCAGCGCCTCTTTGCCGATACTCTTGGTAACCGAGACCGGAACAAGTGCCGAAAAGCGATCCTGATAGGCCCGGTATTCACCGATCTTTTTCAAAAGCTCCTCGTTGCTCACTTCGTCAATTTTGCTCAAAACAACGATATGCGGCCTGTTCCTGCCGTTTATTTGCAAAAACTTCCTGTAGTGCTCAAGACTGTCTTTGGCGGGAGCGAGAAAAAGTATAAGGTCGCAATCGCCGATCGCTTTGAACACCTCTTGGAGCATGAAGCGGTTCAGGAGGCGCTCTTTTTCGTGTATTCCGGGCGTATCTACAAATATTATCTGACTATTTTCATACATCACGATAATATTCATACGTTTTCTGGTCGCCTGGGCCTTCTTGCTTACCATCGCCAGTTTTTCGCCGACCAGCCAGTTCAGCAGTGTGCTTTTTCCGGCGTTGGGACGGCCGACTACGGCTACGAAGCCCGCTTTCGTATTTATATCAGAGGATGTATCTTGCGACATCTTCGTCCTCTACGATAGCATCGAGCTTCTCATGT
It encodes the following:
- a CDS encoding type II secretion system protein, with amino-acid sequence MKYYQVTMLVRGNRRNILLKAKDRADAINKIKRDYQGTLLKIKEVSAPIDATLKEFFAQFSSTVSNKKVQPKNLIAAIRQLAVMTNAGISVHDALNEIANATNDAKLKSILTQASESINSGLSLSDTFKRYRYDVGGITLAMIELGEQTGNMADALSSLADILEEIQENVQKFKKAMRYPLITMGAMAIAFTILIMVVVPKFKAIFEKFNAELPLPTKILLGIEHVLSNYGLLVLGGLIFFIVLIVYLYRNNEEFKYKTDKLMLKTYLIKDIIFFATLNRFSIVFTELVHAGIPIADALDTATGMIDNAVMKEKLESVKVSVSRGVSLTEAFKDTGVFENMIIQMISAGESSGQLDNMMRKVTDYYRMRFNHILDNMSSYIEPIMLAIIAGLVLLLALGIFLPMWDMARAVKGH
- a CDS encoding transformation system protein, with translation MLEIEKLEREWRRYKMKRLKPWFLFALSILLISGVATWVGKEDIVRAFEASGKESGAQQIAGRAEESPSGVNTHSSGSGEKTPEEESGKQAAEPESANGLENVKLQSPSKPLSASVTDEKVSDKSTPAANEPDVTLNADTDFLKSFDRIETVSSSKKRKETVKPASERAIHENNGKIAKGSTEEIRESKEESFVQDRERSTSGIQIVATKVNNTLKHLIAKFNRTNDPKLASYIAQSYYKKGDYKEALKWSVTANSLDPSSEETWLVYARSKVKLGRKEEAIKALRIYLNQYNSRRAKSYLKSLESGR
- a CDS encoding type II secretory pathway, ATPase PulE/Tfp pilus assembly pathway, ATPase PilB; translation: MSRIIEILIKSGIVTKEQIADLLKSKKAKKITLKALIENQIIKPELAYKLIADEIRKGNLSLEALENESSSINIDKVLTQLAKLMHMDYINLDEVDIDLRLVGKLPMQKLEKIGVLPIKENDLSVTVAFKDPFDFSAQEAIQRLFPKKPVNPAIARPTQIEYHLNRLEMSESIKGLINEIRQEISESASATEASESSAILKLIEVILKSAIIARASDIHIEPTENSCIVRSRIDGMLTESFRFDKDIYPPLSSRLKLLSNLDIAERRKPQDGRFSATIVNREFDFRVSTLPIMNGESIVMRILDKSKVMIRLEDAGMSPGNFNIFNDALKVPYGIVLVTGPTGSGKTTTLYGALNNLKSVDKKLITVEDPVEYQMNLVQQVQVNPKVGLTFASALRSILRQDPDIIMIGEIRDQETLRIAIQAALTGHLVLSTLHTNDSISAITRMADMGIEPYLISGSLIAIEAQRLVRKICPNCKKVVEIPDHVINELQEYIPEHYQFYKGAGCKECQGTGYMGREMISEVLRVNETLTSMIAREASKAELTEEAFKGGFVTMIQDGVNKALEGKTTIDEVLRVARLS
- a CDS encoding ATP-dependent DNA helicase UvrD/PcrA/Rep, epsilon proteobacterial type 1, coding for MPLSKLNKEQLEAARAPFGHNLVIASAGTGKTSTIVGRIAYLLKEGVDPKEILLLTFTNKAAAEMVERIAGFFNRNVAASIEAGTFHAVSYRHLKREKREINLKQPFELKTLFRSIYDKRRFHHIAAEVEPFAANFLYDLYSLFQNASSEPFDLWLPKRHPGHEPFTDIYLDIIDEFKSTKREFGFVDFNDLLILMRESVAEKPLPFKEILVDEYQDTNELQGSLIDAMDAGSLFCVGDYDQSIYAFNGANINIIGSFGRKYGDAKIFTLTKNYRSTAPILDLANRVIEHNERIYPKQLEVVRGSESASMPRLMIFDNLMQQYEAISQAIRRSMTPHAEIAVIFRNNASADGIEAMLKEEGIACRRKGGRSFFDAKEVKAALDLATLLANPKDMMAFIHIFEYARGIGSATAKELFEGFSVLGDGDMIRGLFRPKPMTNPFKARSTNYQLGLFDHPMQIGSVSRFSHLGLDENFMAHPILKHPALNSDGVKFLYDFYRLMSSLKNIRQPQSIMRSILSSEIYRFITDRLAESRATLKNGEVDGTKKEEALERIKRKGVLLVRLAQAYNSNEKFINAMVLGGRELSEGEGVNLLTVHASKGLEFDEVYVIDLMDGRFPNRKLAGQGGSIEEERRLFYVAVTRAKNRLFLSYAKYDSFKDVTFFPSQFLYEAGLLKKDRVYEKLKALSGP